The stretch of DNA TCGCCGGCCGGTCGGTGGGAACCAGTCGCGCCGCCGAAATCGCCGCCGCAAACTGGCCGCGTCTGGCGCGTCCTTCGGCAATGTCTAAAATGGCTTGACTCCACCGATCGATATCAATTTGCGCCTGCTGATACATGGACTCTCCCGGTCGAATCTGACGGGCGATCGCGATCGCTCTGACATAATCTGAGGCATTGCTCCCTAACGCCGTTCTAGCCCGTCCTAACAGTTCTTGGTTGGTGGGCGATGGGGCGGCGGGTCGAGCCGGTGCGGGTGCAGTGGTGGGGACTGTCGCAGGGGCAACCGGAACGGGGCTAGGAGAGGCCTCTGGAGGGACGGGAGATGGCGCTGGATCGACGGCCGTGGGTTCCGGATCGGGGGGTGTTTCCCCAGGGTCTACGGGCGGCACAACCGCCGTGACGCCCGGATCGGTAGCGACGGGAGCCGCACCCGGATCGGTAGCGACGGGAGCCGCGCCCGGATCGGTAGCGCCCGGAGTCGCGACTTGAGGAGCTTGCGGATTGCCTGTAAATGCCGTGCGGTTGGTGAGAAAGACACCCGCCACTAACAGCGCCGCAATGCCAAAACAGGCTAGAATGAGCTGCTTCCAAAAGCCCGAATCCTCTTGGGGAGGGGGTTCTTTGGCAGTCGGTTTAGGGGCGATCGCGCTTTCTGCGGGCTTGAGGGTTGTAGGGAAAGGCACGGTGGCGCTACTGGTGGGGGTTGATTGTCCCAGAATGGGCACCAAGGGTTGATGAATTTTTTCGGGAGGACTGACGACCAACAGCGGATTCTGGATCGGTTGCAGGTGATGGTCGCATAATTCCGGGACGCGCTTTTGCAGATAGTCTTCGAGTTCTGCGAGGGTTTGGACTTGTTCGGAACGTAGGGCTTCTAATACTGCTTGGGTAAAGATTCCCTGGCGCAAGTCAGCGGTTTCGTGAGAGATTTCGCTGGGCTGACAGGATAAGAAGGTGGGGATTCCCATTTCGCGGGCAAGGGTGGCGGTATGGGTTCCCAAAAGGCTACCCGACTGGATGCTGGCTGGTCGGTTCATGTCGAGAAAGACGAAAACGCGATCGCACGGAGCGTGTTGCAGGCAGGTGAACAGCCAGCGCAGAGATAAGCCGGTTGTTTCTATATTTTCTGGGTTGCCATCGACGGGCATCAGATAGTCTTGACCGTTATGGGAAACGCCGTAACCGCTGAAGAAGCACCAGAGGTAATCGCCCGGTTGCAGGGGCGAATCGGCCATTGGCCCATCGCCGCTGAGATAGTCTAGCCAGTTCTGGAGGGTTTCGCGTTCCGGGTAGGTCGATTGTCCGTTAATCGCTTGGGCGCTATCGGTTAATAAAAAACATTGGTTGGACGGGATGCCTAAGCGTTGCGTCCACAGATCCCACAGGGCTTGAGCATCCTGCTGGGCATAGTTCAAGGGTTGAAAATGCTGATATTGATTAATGCCAATGGCGATCGCAAATGTTTTCCCCATCACCCATGCCTCAGTAATTGTGTATAGAAATGTAAATCGGCAGTCTTAGAGACAGTAATAGTATAGGCGCTCGAATATATCGTGGGAATGAGGTGCTTAAACCTAATAAAGGGTATTATTTAAAAAAATTTATCCTTTCCCAGCTTCAGAATATGAAAAGCGTCGCCATCGGGAAACACATCGCGCCTTGGGGTTTAGCGGTTGTCGTAGGATTAAGCGGAGGCGTTTGGACTCTAGCCACAGCGATCGCGCCTCAACCGGCACAAGCCTACACCGCCAGAGCCTCTGTCACCATCACTCGCACAGGTGGCGAATCGTATCAAACCTTATTGCAACGGGCAGAAGCCGCCGCGAGAGCCGCAGCCCAACGCACCTTTGATAGTGACTTATTAGCAACCGATGTCTCGATTATCATCGTGGCTCAAAATAACGGAGCCTCGGTACCGATCCTGACGCTAGAAGCAACTCGCCCCCAGTGGAGCCGCCGTCCCGATCCGCGAGCTTGGGCGACCTATCTTCCCAATGCTGAAGTTTTATTAGGCTTTAGAACGCCAGAACCCGCCGCGCCAGCCGCCCAACCCGCCGCGCCGCCCTCGCCTCAACCGGGAATTATACCCGGTCAAGTGGTTCCCTTCCCCGGACAGGTGGAAGGCGTTCCCGTTCAACCGGGTGCGATCCCAGTACAGCCCGGTGCAATTCCCGTTCAACCGGGTGCGGTTCCCGTACAACCCAATGGCATTCCAGTACAGCCCGGTGCGGTTCCCGTACAACCCAATGGCGTCCCAGTACAGCCCGGTGCGGTTCCTCAGCAGGTTCCTCAAGTGGTTCCTCAAGCCCCCCAACAAATTATCCCCTCGCAGAATCAACCGATACCGGGCACAGGCGGATTGGTGTGTCAAGGGGGCGTTTGTCGTCCGGCTCAGTAAGGCGTCGTGCTGAAACTACACTCGGCTTGGCTGGTTTTAGCGGCCCGTAATTGGCAAAGTTTAGTGACTTTTTACGGGCAGTTGCTCAATCAGTCGCCTCAGCCGTGTATTAGCAATGTTTATGCAGAGTTTCAGCTACCGGGGTTGCGCCTGGGTATTTTTGAGCCAAAAGCCAGCGACAAGGGCGAGTTTGCTGGCTGCACAAGCGGCTCGATGAGTTTGTGCTTGGAGGTGGAAAATTTGGAAAATGCGATCGCCCATTTGACACAATTAGGCTATCCGCCCGCAGCGGAAATTACCCAAGCTTCTCATGGACGGGAGGTCTACGCGCGCGATCCAGAGGGAAATCGCCTGATTCTCCATCAAGCAATTGTTGCAAATCCCTAAGACTCTCTGAGAAAATTAAAGAAAGTTTACCGCGCTCCTCTGCCGTATCAGAATACGCTTTTTTCTACCGTGATTAACTCCCAAAGCCTCAGCGAAAAGATTCTCCTCTCGCGCAGCCAATATCAACCTTGCCACATCCAAGTCCCCGACTTAGACAAACGCTTACCGGCGATTCAAATTGGCGATCGCTATTACAGTTTATTCAAAGTTGAAACCGAACGCGATCGCGCCTTGCGAGTCTTAGAAAAACTAATTGCTCGCGGCGATGATGCTCGCATGGTTCAAGGTGCCAAAGGCTATATCCTGTGGGTATGGGAACCCGAAGCACACCCCGAAAACTTTAAAAACAATACCCAATCTGTTGTGCCCAAGGGAACAGAATCTTTAAGTTTTGAACAGTTCCCCATGCTCGTCTCTCGCAGTCAATACCAACCCTGCCATATTCGGGTACCCGATTTAAAGCACAAACTGCCTGCTGTTCAGTTTGAAGGGGCTTATTATAGTCTTTTCCGGATTGAACCCGACTTCAAACTAGCCTTAGAACGCATCCAAGCCTTAAAACAGCGCAATGATAAGGCACTTGTCACTCCTTCACCCAAAGGTTACGTACTCTGGGTGTTAGAGCCGGAAGCGTTCTTGGAGGCGCTCTAATTTGCGTAACCCTCGGTTCCAGCGGGTCGGTCGCCAGCCCGACCATGCAGTTAAATTGAGGTAATCATAAAATAAGTCCCGTTTGGGATGCTGACACCCCACTCGCCAAGGTTTGCTTGAGGTCGTGTAATGCACAATATAGGGGTCTTCTAACACCGCGCGATACGTGCTTTCAGGATAGGGACTTTCCTGCCAAGATCGATACTTGTGGATGATGTGCAGTTGATTCCAGCGCGGGTCAAGTCGGCCCCAACGTTGGGCGAGAATTGCATTTAGTCCATCTTGATCGTGCCAGCGCAGGGTATCGCGGTTAGCAACCAGATATTGGAGAATTTGGCGGCTGAGGTTCTGGGTGCGCCAAACGGGAAGATTGAGAACTAAAACCCCTGCATTAAAGTAGGGGGTATCGGGTGCTAGCCCTAAATCTTGGTAGTTCGCTAATCCGTTGCGATTGGAGACGGTGCGAATAATGGGGTCTTGAACGGCTAGAAGCGCATGGTTTTCTAGGTTAAGCTGCCACAGTTGACCGAGATCCGCCTTCACGATCAGATCGCTATCGAGGTAAATGGCTTTACTGTATTGTGGGGGCAAGAGTTCGGGAATCAGCAGGCGGTAATAGGAGGCGATGGGGATGCGTTCTTGGACCTTTAAACCCTCAAGACGTTCTAGGGGGGGTTCTAGCCAAGTTATCGTTACCCGATTTAAGTCTAGGGATTGTTGGATTTTACGCCGATTGCGATCGCGAATACCCCCATTGACGATAAAGAGTGCGACGCCATCCACGGTTTGCAAATTCGCCATTACTGAAGCCAGCATCGCGGCTAAAGGCATTGCAAACTCATTATCCGCCGCACAAACCAGAACTAAGGGTTCGCTATTAACGCTTACTCCTCCGGGGATTTCAACCGCCAACCGGGTTTAACCACTTGTCGCGATCGCGCGATCGCCAGCGCATCATTACCCACATCTTCCGTCAACACTGACCCAGCCGCAACCGTGACATCTTCACCCAGGGTAATCGGCGCAACTAACACGCTATTAGAACCTGTCTTGGTGCGATCGCCAATTTTGGTTTTGTGCTTCTTCACGCCGTCATAATTGGCCGTAATTGTTCCCGCACCGATATTGACTTTTTCGCCCAGTTGTGCATCACCTAGATATGAAAGATGGGCTACATTAGTGCGATCGCCCAATTGGGAATTCTTCAACTCAACAAAATTGCCAATCCGACAACCCGAACCCACCTCCACATGGCCGCGTAGGTGCGCGTAAGGTCCGATACGAGTGCCGCTTTGCACCACGCTATCCGCAATCACCGAATACATCGCCGTCACATTTTCGCCAATCTCGCTATTTTCAATCAAGCTACCCGGTCCAATGCGACAGCCCGAACGAATCAGCGTCTTGCCCCGCAGATGAGTTTGCGGTTCAATAATCGCATCCGGCTCAATCTGTACCGTATCGTCAATCGTAATCGTTTCGGGACTAATCAGCGTCACCCCAGCCGTCATCCACGCCTCTTTTACCCGGCGTTGCAGAATCTCGTAAGCCGTTGCAAGCTGCTTGCGGTCATTAATCCCTAAAATCTCCTCATAATCCTCCACATCTAGCGCCATCACCGGATTGAGGTAATTGACTGCATCCGTCAGATAATATTCTTGCTGGTCATTTTCCGACTTCAAACCCGGAAGCACCTGGGCCAATTTTTCCCAATTAAAGCAATAAATCCCGGCATTAATCCGGCGATTTTGCCGTTGCGCCCCCGTACAGTCGCGATCCTCAACAATCTGCTGTAACAAATTCTGACCATCGCAGAACACCCGCCCATACCCCTTGGGATTGGGCAAATGAGCCGTCAGAATCGTAGCCGCATTTTGGTTAGATTTGTGCGTCTGTAATAAATTTTGAATCGTTTCAGGACGCAATAGCGGTACATCCCCATTCAGGACAATTAAATCCCCTTGGAAATCTGTTAAATAGGGAAGCAACTGCTGAATCGCGTGTCCGGTTCCGAGTTGTTCGGTTTGTTCAACAAACTCAACATCCTTCAGATCTGCTAGCGACTCCTTAACCAAATCGCCCCGATAACCCACGATGGCAAAACGGCGAACTGGGGAGACACAATCGCTGCTATCCAGAATACGCCGAATCAGCGATCGCCCTGCCAAAGGATGAAGCACCTTGGGCAACTGAGATTTCATCCGCGTCCCGCGTCCTGCCGCGAGAATTGCTACTGCTACCATCACCGATCCATGAATTAACCCACAGGAGAGTATATCAAAGAGGGTGGGGGAATGGGGAAGAAGGGAGTTGGGAGTTGGGAGTTGGGGGTTGGGGGAAGAAGGGAGTTGGGAGTTAGGAGTTGGGCGAGAATACTGGTCAATCGGTTATTGTTCCAGATATCTACTCAGAACTCAGCACTTTTTACTCAGCACTAACTTCCCCACTCGGAACTCGGAACACCGCTGCTTGGTGTGCAAGCTACGGAACTTTGCACTCTATTCCCCACTCAGCACTCAGCACTCAGCACTCAGCACTCAGCACTCAGCACTCAGCACTCAATTCCCCCCACCCTCTTTCCCACTCAGAACTCGGAACTCGGAACTCGGAACTCGGAACTTACTCAGCACTCAGCACTTTCTACTCAGCACTAAGAAAAGGTAGGATAAGGCTCATGGTTCAAACTTCTTCTGTACTGCACGTCAACCCGACGACGGGGAATGATGCAAATCCGGGTACAGCTTCAGCGCCTTTGAGAACGTTAACGCGGGCATTGACTAGGGCAACAAGTGGCATTACTGTGCAGCTTGCATCGGGTCAATATACCTCCCTCAATGGCGAACGTTTTCCGCTGGTGATTTCGCCTGGGGTTCAGGTGGTGGGAAATGAGGGAAATAAGGGGAGTGGAATTACGATCGAGGGGGGCGGTTCTCTCAATAGCTTGAGTGCGGGTTCGCAAAATGTGACGATTCAGATGGGGAATGAGGCCCAATTGCGCGGCGTAACGGTGACGAATCGCAATTCCCAAGGGACGGGTGTGTGGATTGAGTCGGCAACGCCAATTTTAGCGAATAATACGTTTGCCAATTGCAATCGTGAAGCGATTTTTGTCACCGGGAATGGCAAGCCGCTGATTCGCGATAATGTGTTTCGCCAAAATACTACGCAGGGTCTGTTTTTTAATCAAAATGGTAAGGGTGAAGTTCGCGGCAATACGCTGCAAAATAGCGGAAATGGGGTAACGATTCGCGGCAATGCTGCACCGCTACTTCAGAATAATCAGATTACCAGCAATCGGGTTGGGGTTCTGTTTGCAGATTCCGCCCGCCCGGTTTTACGTCAGAATGCGATTGAACGTAATACGGAAGTGGGGGTTGCGGTTAATAATAGTGCGATCGCCAATTTGGGCAATCCTCAAGATCCGGGTGAAAATATTCTGCGGGATAATGGACGCTACGATCTGCAAAATACGACGGGCATTGCGATCGCCTCTGTGGGCAATTTCCTCAACCCGGTTAGAGTTCAGGGATTGATTGACTATATCGCCGCAGATTTAGTCAACACTTCTCCCACAATTACCCCAAGCCCTACACCCACGCCAACCCCCACACCTACACCCACACCCACGCCGATCCCCACAGGCTTAACCGATATTACGGGACATTGGGCAAGTGCGTTTATTCAAGGCTTGTATAGTCGCGGCTTTATCAGCGGTTTTCCCGATAGCAGCTTTCGGCCGAATAATGCGCTAACGCGGGCGGAGTTTGCGGCAATTTTAGCAAGGGCGTTTCAAGTCCCGGATCGACAAAGCGCGATTCAATTTTCTGATGTTCCGGCTAATTTTTGGGCGGCTAATGCGATCGCCCAAGCAACGCGACGCGGCTTTATTGCAGGGTTCCCCGATGGTTCCTTTCGCCCCAACCAAAACCTAACGCGCACCCAAGCAATTGTTGCCCTGATTAGCGGGTTAGCCTTAACTGGAGGGAATCTCAGCGTTTTAGGCATTTATAGCGATCGCGCCTCCATTCCCAGTTTTGCCACGATCGCGATCGCCACCGCCACCCAACGGCGCATCGTCGTCAACTATCCCAACGTTCAACAACTGCGTCCCCTCACAGACATTACGCGCGGTGAAGTCGCAGCCTTAATCTATCAAGCCCTCGTTGCTACCAATCAAGCCCCCGCCCTTTCCTCCCCCTATATCGTCGAGGTGAATAGCACCACCCCTCCCCTCGCATTCAGCGATATTAGCGGTCATTGGGCGCAGGGATTTATTGGAGGTCTGGCGAATCAAAATTTAGTCAATGGCTTTGCTGACGGGACGTATAGACCCAATGTAGCCATTAGCCGAGCCGAGTATGCAGCCCTATTAGTT from Desertifilum tharense IPPAS B-1220 encodes:
- a CDS encoding caspase family protein, with amino-acid sequence MGKTFAIAIGINQYQHFQPLNYAQQDAQALWDLWTQRLGIPSNQCFLLTDSAQAINGQSTYPERETLQNWLDYLSGDGPMADSPLQPGDYLWCFFSGYGVSHNGQDYLMPVDGNPENIETTGLSLRWLFTCLQHAPCDRVFVFLDMNRPASIQSGSLLGTHTATLAREMGIPTFLSCQPSEISHETADLRQGIFTQAVLEALRSEQVQTLAELEDYLQKRVPELCDHHLQPIQNPLLVVSPPEKIHQPLVPILGQSTPTSSATVPFPTTLKPAESAIAPKPTAKEPPPQEDSGFWKQLILACFGIAALLVAGVFLTNRTAFTGNPQAPQVATPGATDPGAAPVATDPGAAPVATDPGVTAVVPPVDPGETPPDPEPTAVDPAPSPVPPEASPSPVPVAPATVPTTAPAPARPAAPSPTNQELLGRARTALGSNASDYVRAIAIARQIRPGESMYQQAQIDIDRWSQAILDIAEGRARRGQFAAAISAARLVPTDRPAIHRAAQNAIARWEAQGQQQQANQQILSQANQSIRAGNAESYVQAINTARRIPQGQPQYFEAQQRINQWSRNILQLAYAQVSGGSLENAIRIASLVPENTEAHPEAQSAIAVWRNRQTQR
- a CDS encoding VOC family protein, which encodes MLKLHSAWLVLAARNWQSLVTFYGQLLNQSPQPCISNVYAEFQLPGLRLGIFEPKASDKGEFAGCTSGSMSLCLEVENLENAIAHLTQLGYPPAAEITQASHGREVYARDPEGNRLILHQAIVANP
- a CDS encoding glycosyltransferase family 8 protein, which translates into the protein MAVEIPGGVSVNSEPLVLVCAADNEFAMPLAAMLASVMANLQTVDGVALFIVNGGIRDRNRRKIQQSLDLNRVTITWLEPPLERLEGLKVQERIPIASYYRLLIPELLPPQYSKAIYLDSDLIVKADLGQLWQLNLENHALLAVQDPIIRTVSNRNGLANYQDLGLAPDTPYFNAGVLVLNLPVWRTQNLSRQILQYLVANRDTLRWHDQDGLNAILAQRWGRLDPRWNQLHIIHKYRSWQESPYPESTYRAVLEDPYIVHYTTSSKPWRVGCQHPKRDLFYDYLNLTAWSGWRPTRWNRGLRKLERLQERFRL
- the glmU gene encoding bifunctional UDP-N-acetylglucosamine diphosphorylase/glucosamine-1-phosphate N-acetyltransferase GlmU produces the protein MVAVAILAAGRGTRMKSQLPKVLHPLAGRSLIRRILDSSDCVSPVRRFAIVGYRGDLVKESLADLKDVEFVEQTEQLGTGHAIQQLLPYLTDFQGDLIVLNGDVPLLRPETIQNLLQTHKSNQNAATILTAHLPNPKGYGRVFCDGQNLLQQIVEDRDCTGAQRQNRRINAGIYCFNWEKLAQVLPGLKSENDQQEYYLTDAVNYLNPVMALDVEDYEEILGINDRKQLATAYEILQRRVKEAWMTAGVTLISPETITIDDTVQIEPDAIIEPQTHLRGKTLIRSGCRIGPGSLIENSEIGENVTAMYSVIADSVVQSGTRIGPYAHLRGHVEVGSGCRIGNFVELKNSQLGDRTNVAHLSYLGDAQLGEKVNIGAGTITANYDGVKKHKTKIGDRTKTGSNSVLVAPITLGEDVTVAAGSVLTEDVGNDALAIARSRQVVKPGWRLKSPEE
- a CDS encoding S-layer homology domain-containing protein; translated protein: MVQTSSVLHVNPTTGNDANPGTASAPLRTLTRALTRATSGITVQLASGQYTSLNGERFPLVISPGVQVVGNEGNKGSGITIEGGGSLNSLSAGSQNVTIQMGNEAQLRGVTVTNRNSQGTGVWIESATPILANNTFANCNREAIFVTGNGKPLIRDNVFRQNTTQGLFFNQNGKGEVRGNTLQNSGNGVTIRGNAAPLLQNNQITSNRVGVLFADSARPVLRQNAIERNTEVGVAVNNSAIANLGNPQDPGENILRDNGRYDLQNTTGIAIASVGNFLNPVRVQGLIDYIAADLVNTSPTITPSPTPTPTPTPTPTPTPIPTGLTDITGHWASAFIQGLYSRGFISGFPDSSFRPNNALTRAEFAAILARAFQVPDRQSAIQFSDVPANFWAANAIAQATRRGFIAGFPDGSFRPNQNLTRTQAIVALISGLALTGGNLSVLGIYSDRASIPSFATIAIATATQRRIVVNYPNVQQLRPLTDITRGEVAALIYQALVATNQAPALSSPYIVEVNSTTPPLAFSDISGHWAQGFIGGLANQNLVNGFADGTYRPNVAISRAEYAALLVQVLNPQPQKPATLFRDVPVNFWAANAIQLAYRSGFLSGYPDGSFQPNEILLRVQILLSLANGLALPPANLQALNIFDDRNTIPLYAREAVAAATARKLVVSYPQIRQLNPNGQATRADATAMLYQVLVDAKRLPQINSPYIVNS